Part of the Tenacibaculum sp. SZ-18 genome, ATTTGTAAGAGCAAAAAAACATCAACATTGTTTAATTTCCTATTTGTTTTTAAGTTCCTTTTAAGACTTTATTTTGAGATGTTTTGATGTTAATTGTAATAAATAAAACTAGTATTTGTTGAAAATAAATAACGATGAGTTTTTCTAAACTCTGTTACAATTCTACTATGAGGAAAGTATTTTTATGTCATACAATTTATAGTAGTTGTATATATTAAGATGCTAGCGTTTTAGTTGAAAACATTTTATTTAGACCAAACATGTTTTTTTCTACGGTTTTTCCTGTTTCAATATAATATTTAAATCCTTTAACAACACTCTTAATATAATGAGACATTTTTGGAATAAGATAAATGTATTTAAGTAAAGGTCGTAAAAATTTTGGGTAGCTTTTTAGTGCAATATCTGTGAATATATGAATAGAAATAGATAAACTCGTGATTTTATCATTAATTGCTTCTACATTCCAAAATACTTCGGCAACAGCAACATTTCCTCTTCCAATAAGTAAAGTGTAGCCCTTTTTTTCCTTCCATTCAGTAAAAAATCGATATAATTTTAGATTATTATAGTAAACTATAGAATCTTTAGAACCAACTTCCCCCCATTTTGTTACCTTATTTTCCTTGCAAAAAGGATGACAAAATTCGAGTATTCCTGGGGTAGCTATAGTGTTCCAAACTACATTAGCATCCGATTTTATTTGTTCTTTACAAAAGATTACGGTAGTTGGTAAGTTTTGTTTTTGCAACATCTTATGAACCTTTTGAGTAGATTAAACCTTATTTTTTTTAAATATAATATTTTATTTATAATCACTTATACTCGAAATATCATCTTCATATTTATTATGAATTAATAGAATAAAAAAACCGAAGAGCATTGCACCAATTATCAAAGCATTATTTATAATTCCTTCTGTGGAAAAAGAAATTTTTATCAATATGGTTGAGATAACAAACCCTGAATTTCTTATGATTTTATGAAATTTATCAGAATAAAAAAAAGAGGCCAACAATAATAAAACATCGACAACTATCAAGATAGTGAAGAATTCATCAAAGAAAACATTATTTATATTTTTAAAAGTTGCGATTTTACCTGTATCATTTAACAGAGTTCCACTAGCCCAGTTGGTAAAAGTATATATAGCAACTATTAAAAGGGTTGGCACTAACAAGACGGCAATTGTTTTTTTTAAATTGATAAATTTTTGAATTTCCTTTTGCTGATCTTTATCTTGTATTGTAGGTCTTTTTTTAATGTGCTTATAAAAATAATAGATAATGGTAAAGAGAATTAATGAAGATAATGCATCGTAAGTAAATTGTAAATCACTTTTAGATTGAAACCAGCGAGAAGTAAGTTCTAAATTTCCAATATCTTTAAATATTCTTCTAATAACAATAAGCGTTATGATCTCATATTGTTTACCAATGTAGAAGGATATAGATTTAGGAAGAAAAAAAATTAGCAGATAAACTTCATAAACTAAAATAAAAGAGAATGGAGTGTAAATAGCAACAATGGGGTTTTTTAATAATTTTGAATTCAGTTGAAGTATATCAAAATTAGTTAAAAGTATTAACAGCAAATGTATAAGGTAGCTAGAAATTGCGATTATAAGAATAACTTTTTCGCTTTGTGTTTTTACCTTGAAGGATAGAATTTTATCAAAGACTGCATTAATATTCATGTGTGTAATTGTCTTGTTGTAAGAAATATACGATAAATTTATGTAGTCTCCTACATTGTCGTGAGTTGTATCTGTCAGAAGTTAAAGAGATATATCTAACGCAGCCTACAAAATGATTTCTAAAACTCCTGTGTTTAAATTAATGTGACAGCAATCAGTGCTAACAGTATATCTCTCATTGACGATTTCTATATTATTTTTATATGCATAGAACTGAATTTGCTTTTGTGAGTTTTCACTAAAACTCATATCATTCACTAAAGGATATTCACCGTTTTGTTGAGCCGTTTGAAATCCAGAAGTTGAAAGTGGTATAGTGATGTCCGCAGCATTTGATAGGTCAATTACTTTGAAAGAGTCAATTGCTATGGGATTTAGATTTTCATCTTTGATTGTTATTAAAATAGTTCTAAAATCTTTTGTACAAACTGCATCTTCACATTGAGCGTTTGGAAAATTTTTATCTGTACAAGAACAAAATATTAGAATTGTAGCTAACAAGATAATTGTGTAGTATTGTGTGACTTTTTTCATTGTGATATGTTTTTCTTTTAAGATGAAAAAAATCTAAAAAGGTTGCGCAGAAAATTTTGAAAATACTCTCAAATCTATTGTTCTTCATAAATTAACTCTATAATAGTTTTGTCAATTTTTCTTCCCTTTTCTTTATTAAAATCAATAATTGATTCTCTAATTGCTTCAATTTTGTGCGGAACTCCAGGGTTATAATGAAATTCATAAGTGTTATTGTCATTGATTTCAAAAACTGCATTTTCAAATGCTTTTTCCATTTCTTCAGAATCAATTTTTATTCTTGAGAAAAATTCTTTGATCATTCTCATGGAATCATCAGGATCTAATCTTGTTTTTTGTTTTAGAACACAAAATTCATCTTCAAAATTTACATGTTCAAATGATAAGGTAGTTTTCGCTTTAATTGGATCTTCTCCAAGAATATTTGCTATTTCTTCATCATAGTTTAGAGCTGTTCTAATATCAAACTCTACACCCATCGGAAAATGGAAATATCGTATTTCTTTTAACAGAAGTTGTTCAATACCTTCTTTAGAACTGTACGCTCTAATTATGGGCATCATCGCTTTTTTCAGGAATTCTTTTTCTTCAGTATCTGCATCTCCCACAATATTAATAATATCATTAAAAAGATTATTCATTTTTTCACCTATCTCCTCCCAATTTATGAGCTCTAGAAACTCTCCTAATTCTGAAGTTTTATAAATGATCTCTGAGGTTTTATATTTAGTGAATTTGTCGAGAAAAACTTTTGGAATATCATAATCATTAGATAAGTCATTTTGATAACTCCATTTCACAGTATAAGAGGTGTCAGTAGAGTCTAAAACAGTAAAGTTTGCTACGTATTCTCTTTTTTCGTCCTTTACTAACTGTCCTTTTTTCCATTGTTGTTTTATGTTGGATATTTTAAAGTCGTAACTATCTCCTGTTGACCAGTACGAAACAAAAGCAACTTTAGTTGAATCAATTTGACTGAAGAGGTTTGTTGAACTTATTAAAAGTAAGACTAGTAAAAAGGCTTTCTTCATATGCTTATTTTTTTGGCAAAAGTAATTTAAAAAGAGGAATCTTGGGTTACAATTGATGTTGAAGATTACCGTCACAGAGCGTTATTCCTTGTTATATTTATGCGAACCAATTTTTTCAATGTAATTATTCAAAATTTGTTGTTTCTCTTTTATCGATTTGAAGGATTTGTCTAGAAAATATATAATTAAAATAGCTAGAATGTTAATTTTTATAAAATCATTTTCTATAGAATTAGCAATAATATTGAATTCACTGGCTATGATTCCAAATGAAATATTAATGGTTTTTTCGGTAAAGTTATAACCTATTAATAAATTTCCACCAGATGTCAAAAGAAACGTTACGCCATTAAGTGAAAAGCTTACAATTTGAATGAATTGTATGATCCACGAATGAGATATGGCATCTTCGTTTTTCTTAAATAAATTGACTCCAGCATAAATTGAATATCCGTAAAAGACGATTGCAACTAAGTAAATCAAAAAAGTATAAGAGTTCATTTGGTAACCTTGTAAAAGAAACCACATAATAATACCGACTCCTGCAGTACCACCAATTATTTCTAAAACTCCAATAGCTTTTAAAATATTCCTTTGTTTTTTAATTTCGTTAATATGCTCTTGTTTCATTAATAGGCAAGTTTATTTTTTTAATCTGTTAGTTGAAGTGACATTGATAATGTTCTCAGGATTGGTATACCATTTAACAAATTGGTCGAAATCTTCCTTGTGATTTAATAACCATTCATCAAACTCGTCTTGAGCTCCTATTTGAAATAAGTATCGGTTATACGTTTCAAAGTATCCTTTATCGAGCATTTTTTTGTGATAGTCAAATAAAACGTTGGGATACTTTTTATGATCTTGTGTATAGAAGTTGGCAATAAATCTCTTTCTCATCAGAGCAAGAGATTCTAAATTGAAATACTTTATTTCAATAATAGAAAGCACGAAATTTTTACCAAAGATTGCACAAAAAGGAAGTTGAATTTCGTTCTCGGAACTTAATTTTGATGCGTCAATTATAAGTTCACAAAAATCAATCCTTGATTCTTCTTCTCCTAAAATAATTGATGATTCATATGTATCGTAAAGGGCTTTACTCATTTCCCGGGTTCTTTCAGTTGTTCTTTCTAAGTTCATGAAAATTTCTCCATAAATTAAGCCCGTAAGTTTATCAGAAGAGTTAAGGTAAATTAGAGCTAATCTGTAATAGTTTGAAGGATAATTTGGATCAACTTCAATTCCTTTTTCATAATTCTCAATCGCTTTTTCATATTGCTCTTGATCTATTAAAACATTTGCTTTCTCCAAATATAAATTACCTGCATTTGGAAATCTTTCGATTCCTTCTTCATATTCTTTAATAGCTTTATCCTTTTTACCAAGATAGCTGTAGCAATTACCAGATAATTGATAAACTTGACTATTTATAGAGTCTAATTTTTTAACTTTCTTTATAACCTTTATCGCATTATTGTAGTCTTTTTTCAAGACATAGGCATATGCAATTTCATAAGGATAAAGATAGTTCTTTGGGTCAAGTTTTTGACTTTCTTCTAATATGGATATACTTTCGTCTATTCTGCCTTCGTCCATAAGATCAATGGCTTGTTTGGCTTTATTTAAGGCTACTTTACTTTT contains:
- a CDS encoding tetratricopeptide repeat protein, with amino-acid sequence METIKIFFLLYFLVYTSFSQTKSKVALNKAKQAIDLMDEGRIDESISILEESQKLDPKNYLYPYEIAYAYVLKKDYNNAIKVIKKVKKLDSINSQVYQLSGNCYSYLGKKDKAIKEYEEGIERFPNAGNLYLEKANVLIDQEQYEKAIENYEKGIEVDPNYPSNYYRLALIYLNSSDKLTGLIYGEIFMNLERTTERTREMSKALYDTYESSIILGEEESRIDFCELIIDASKLSSENEIQLPFCAIFGKNFVLSIIEIKYFNLESLALMRKRFIANFYTQDHKKYPNVLFDYHKKMLDKGYFETYNRYLFQIGAQDEFDEWLLNHKEDFDQFVKWYTNPENIINVTSTNRLKK